The Candidatus Campbellbacteria bacterium genomic sequence GAATCGCACTTGGATTAAACACCCACTTTGATTCCCAAAAATGTTGTGATGGGGCGATAATTGGATTTTGTGCGTGACGTATCAACGTAAGCGGGTGTCCTTTTTTTGCATGTATAACCTTCGGTATGCGTTTCGTAGTGCGCTTTTTTGGTGCACGTTTTGTTATACGTTTTTTTGATACCGCAACTCTTTTCTTCGGCGTTATTTTTTTCTTTACAACCACCCGGCGCTTAGACACTCGCGAGGCCACTTTTTTGATTGGCTTCGTTTTTTTCCTTGATAGTGTTTTTTTCTTACGTACGACCATACTTGTCTTCTACACGAGTAATGTCATGTTCATCGAATGTCCCGTATGAAATCTCCAAACATTCAACATCATCGTTGGGTGCAGATATTCTGTGTTCCACGCCTGTATAAATTTCAAACTCATCTCCGCCATGTGCCTCTCGTATTTCATTTCCAATAGTAATGCGCGGCGTTCCAGATAGTACGCGCCAGAATTCAGTACGCTGTGTATGATGTTGCAAACTAAGTTGTTCGCCACGATTAACGTGCAGAATTTTCACCGTTACTGGTTCACTGGTTGTAAATTGACGAAATGAACCCCACGGACGCTGTTCATCAAATGGTTTTTGCATGTACACAGTATACCTTTTTTCTTCAAAAATTTCAGGAAGTAATCCACCCCCTAAGAAGATTCTTAGTATCATCCAATCCCGGGGCCTCTACAGAAACTGTTTGAACACCAAGAAACATCACCGATGCATCGTTACCACCAGGAAACAGGGCGTCTCCAACGTACAACATGTCCGATAGAGGAATACCGAGATACTGAGCGAGATGAGCAAGCCCCGTCGCTTTTGTAATTCCTTTTCGCGTTACATCGATCGATGTCGCACCACCCATACTCATTGAAAACTGTGGAAGAAGTGGTTCCATAACAACAAGCATTGCTTTTCGTTTTAAAAAATCTGGATCCCACTTCATTTTAAATTCGAGAGGACCTTCACTTCCCAATGCTGAAAATGTTATTTGTGATCCCCTGTCTTCAACAAGTTCCCCTTTCGTGTGTTCTTCGTCTTTTTCAAAATGTGTTGCAATAAACGCCTGTTCAAATGCATCGTAAATAGATTTTTTTTCTTCTTCAGTTAATAGTTCTTGATATATCGGGGTCCATTCATGTGTATATGTATACAATGCTGCACCATTTGTTGGAATGATAAAAATATTTTGTAGCTCTTCTAGAGTACATCTCAATTTATTAACCACCTGTTCAAGACACTGAGAAAGTGGCGCACCTGAAACTATTGCAACCTTTTTTTCTCGTATCAAGTGCAACAAGAGTTCGGCCATCTCCGTATCAATGGTTGTTTTTGATTCCGTGAGGGTCTGATCAATATCAAACGCGATGAGTTGTGCTGAGGGCATACTAATTTTTGTATTCTTCTAAAACTTTATTAAAAAATGTATATTTCTTTCTCATGTATTCTTTAAAATCAATCATTCCGTACGGGAGTTTTGTTTGCTCATACTCGGTACACAGTTTTTTATTTTTTGACAATAACTCAAATATTTTTATTTGATCTTTAGTTGAATCAGAATCTTTATCAGTCATATATAGTTCCACATCAAAACCATCTCTTTGAAACTGCCATTTAACTGACTTAGTTATTCGCGAAGGAGCTCCGAAAAGGTTTTCCACAACATTTCGATACATATTAATTTCCGATGGAGTACAGAGTATTATGATGTCAATGTCATTTTGCCCAGCGATACCGAGGGCTGCAGCACCGCCAAAATGTAGCGGAAGGGTAGGTAAAACAGAGTGTAATTCCTCTATAATTTTATTTGCTACCTTTTGAACTTGAGGATCAAACGGCTTTACTTCAATCATCTTTCCATTAGGGAGAGTTGACAGATAGTATTCTTGAGACTCTTTAATCATAAATTGTTCCGGGATAGGGACTCGGTCACGAGTTACTAAGTATTTTACCCGCTTCGCGGTTAAAATCCTAAGTACTCGCAACCCCGCCTCAGAAAACAGTTTACTAAACTGTTTTCTTCCGGCTTTCGAGTCCCTATCTACACTAGCAGACTAAATATTAAAATAACTGGCACTGTGCCAGTTATTTTAATATTTGTTGCCGGGCAGGGACTCGAACCCCGATACTCAGGACCAAAACCTGATGTCCTACCATTAGACGACCCGGCAATACAACCACTAGCACCCATGCCAGCCAAAACACTATATCTTTTAAAACGCCTTTAGCCAAGCCCGCCCGCAGTGTTAGACATATGTGCATACGCACGACAACTTCGCTTCACTAGCGATGGCCCTTCAAAAATAAGTCCTGTCACCATTTGAATCATGTCCGCACCGGCATTGAATTTCTCTAAGGCACTTTCTGGAGACAGAACACCACCACACCCAAAAATGGTAAACCTTGTACCGAAGCGTTCTCGTGTCTTTCGGATAAGTCCGTTAGACAATTGTTCACACGGCTTTCCGCTTAGACCACCCGCGTATTTTTCTGGTGCCTCATCTCTGTGTGTCAAAGAATTGTACTCTTTATTGAGATTTCCTATCACCACACCCGAGAAACCGAGTGTATCAATAATGGTAAGTAGTTCTTCAAACACATTCCACGGAAGATTAATGGGCATCTTCACGTACATTGGCTTTGAATGCTTGACCGTTTTAAGTTCCGAGAGAAGAGATTTTAGGAGTGTTGGAGTTGTAAATGTTTCTCCACCAAACGCATTCGGACAGGAAATGTTTATCGTATAGAAGTCGCCAACATTTTCAGCAACTAACCGTTCAAGTGAATACTTATAGTCTGCAATACCCTCTTCAATACTTGCTGCCTGTGCGTCATTAGTTCGTGCGATACTGATACCCACAACATATCCCTTTTCTCGTGGTTGCGACTTGAGTCGTTTGATAATTGCATCAACACCATCATTTCGAAGTCCTTTGTTAACTAAAATACTCTGCGAACGAATGAGGCGCGTTAGCCGTGGAGTTGGATTACCTGCCGAGGCCCGTGCAGTTACCGAACCAACTTCTTCCCCACTCATGCCAATTGATGACAAGATTCGCGTCAAACGACCATTGTAGTCAAAACCAGCACAGAGCAAAAATGGTGTTGTGTAGGTAATACCGTCTAGTGTCTTTGAAATAACAGACCCTCTGTAGCCATACAAAAAACGAACCAGAGCACGACCGAAAGCTGCATGTCCCAACCACTCACCAAGGGCAACCATGAGGTCATGCGCCCTCTCTGGGTCGAGTTGAAAAAGTATCGGTTTTAAGAGTAGTTTGTAGAACGACATACCAGAAAAAACAAATTCGGATTATTTTTTACTCCACTTTTGATCTTTTTTATTTCTATCAACAAACCAAGAATCATTTTCATCAAACCACCATGAGTCTGGGTGTGTTGTGGCTAGTAGACGCCCAAGTTTTTTGCCCGCTTTTGTTTTCAAACGTTTTTGTGTCACAGCTATCCATTTTTTTGCCTTCACATTTCCTTTTATTTCTTCACCACGAAGTGTTGCCATCCACTCAAGTTGGTCTGCATCTTTTACCAATTGAGCCTCCAATGTTTTTCGTGCCTGTTCTTCTTCAAAAAGCTCTTGAATTTCAGCACCAAATGGCACACTATTGGCAATATCTTTCACTGCTTCAGGTTCAGCAAGTCTGCCGTATCGCTGGTGTACATAGTTGTGATCTGATGTACGCCCCTCTCCTATGTCATGAAATAAAGACATTAATACAATCTTTTCTCTATTTGCTTTCGGTTCAAAATAAGCCAGCGCGTATCCAATCATCGCTACATGAAAAAGGTGTTCCGCAACTGATTGTGAACCACTCCCTAAAAACCAAAAACCCGATCGAGGGGTCTGACTGTGAATATTTGTTTCATAAATAAAATCAACAGTCCTCTGATATACGTCTTTTTTATTCGTGGTCTTCTTTTTCATAGAAAAATTCTCTATCGACTATTTTGTCGTCGAATCAATAATTGCAAGTTCAAGGGGTAAGTGTGGAAGATACGCTCGTGAGATAGCCGTGTGTACATCAAGAAATCGTGCGAGAGTTGTCGACGTAATACGTGCAGGTTGTGCAGTAGCATATTCGTGCAACAACGCCATGTCTGTTTCTGAAAATTCTTCACTAAACTGTTTCTTCATATCTGGAGCATAGCGGAGAAGTAAAATGGCACGAAGTTTTTCTAATACAAGTTTACTCATCACGTTCATATCAACACCTTCATGTGCTGCTGTATGTAACGCATCAAGCGCTCCTGTAGGATCTCCTGTGTGCAACGATGTCACCAGAGCATTCACATAAGTAGCGCGGGGAGCCGACGTGATAAGAGACACCTCATCAACACCTACTTTTTTATCTGATGATGCATAAATAACTTTTTGCAAAATACCTGTCGCATCACGAAATGACCCTTCGGCAAGAAGTGCAATCAAATCTCCTGCTGCATGCTCAAGGGTAAAACCTTCTTTTTTTGCAAGTGACACCACGTGTTCTTTCAGCATGTCACGTGTTGGTTGCTTAAAGGTGTGCACTTCACATCGAGAAATAATGGTATCCAAAATTTTGTGAAGCTCTGTCGTTGCGAGAATAAAAATAACGTGTGCAGGAGGTTCTTCGAGTGTTTTCAAAAGTGCATTAAACGCCTCTTTGGTAAGCATGTGAGCCTCGTCAATAATATATACCTTGTACGGTGAATGAAACGGCAACGTTGCAACCGCGTCACGTAGAGCTCGAGCATCATCAACACCACGATTACTTGCTGCATCAATTTCATACAAATCGGTGTCATGTGTACCCAAGGCACGCGCAAAAATACGCGCAACGGATGTTTTTCCTGTTCCCCGCCCGCCTGTAAAAAGATACGCATGTCCAACGTGGTGTTGTTCAAGAGCGCCTTGAAGCACCTTTACCACATGATCTTGACCACGGACCTCATCAAAGGCCTGCGGTCGGTATTTTCTGTACAACGCTACAGTATTCATATGTATGAGTATATCACCTCAATCGCCTCACTGGCAGTTTTTGCATCCATAAGCTTGAGGAGTATTTTTTTGTCATATCCATCACCATGAAGGTACGATTTAAAATGCTTTTTCATGAGTGCAAAGGACTTTCGCTCCCCACATAATTCATCAAAAAGTTTTGTATGCTCAGCGAGAACAGCAAGTCGCCCTTTGAGATCCGGACGAGGAATATCTGAGCCAAGCCATGGATTTCCAAAGACGGCTCGCCCAAACATCACACCATCACACCCATACGTAATAACTTTTTCATGTGCATCATCCATATCAACAACATCACCATTTCCGATGATAAGCGTGTCGTGTGAAGAATCTTTTTCAAAATAATCTCGTAGTGCAATTGCGTGTGCAATCGTATCCCACCGTGCGGGAACTTTTGACATTTCTTTTTTTGTACGAGCATGAATAGTGATTGCATCTACTTTTGTTTCAAGAAGTGTCGGCAGCCATGTTTCCAATTCATTTGTTGTATACCCAATGCGTGTCTTCACCGACACAGGAATGTCACCAGCACCTTGTTTGAGTGCGTAAATTAATTCTTGTGCCAACTTCGGTTCTTTCATAAGTGCTGCACCTGCTCCTTGTTTGCATACGCCATCGTCAGGACAACCCATGTTGATATCAACCCCATCAAATCCGAGTTCGCGTGCAAGTGCTCCAGCTTTTTCCATATACTCCGGCGTTGATGTAAAAAATTGTGCAACAACCGGGCGTTCACTTTCTGAATAGTCCAAATCATGAATAAGCGCGTCGTGTCCTCCTCGAAACAGTCCATCTGCAGAAACAAACTCGGTCCAGAGCACATCAAGTTTTCCATACTTTGCAATCATCCTCCGAAAGGCCGGATCGGTTACGTCCGCCATCGGAGCAAGGCAAAAAAATGGTTGTGGGAGTTTTTTCCAAAAAGACATCCCGTTAGAAATAGGACACGGACACACACTGCCCTTGTTCTAAGGTTATTATTTTTTTAAATAAACGACTTTGGTACATATGCCTACGTTATTCGTCCGTTATTTCTAACGGGGACATGTGCATACCGTACCACTTGCATGCACAGGTCACAAGACGTACCATGCCCGCAGACGCAACTAGCCTAGGAGGAGTAAACCATGGGTAACACGTGTCCACACTGCGGAGCACCAACAAGTGGCGATGGAAGGTATTACAACGCAAGAGATGCGGGATTCCGTGACGGATACAACCAAAAGACACCCCCCGAGGAACGTCTCCACTCGAGAGATTACCTCGAGGGGTTCCGTGAGGGGTCGACTGTGCGAAGAACCCGCGAAGGTCGCGATAAGCCGCAAAGGACCACTGTGGAACTCAGCCCGGAGCAGCGGAATGCCAGGGCAAACCAAGATGCCGCGGAAGCCGAGGAGCGTGCGAACTTTGTCTCTAGATACGGAAGAAGCACCTTTCTGTAGAAGGAGCGGGTTTGCACAGTGAGGCTGAACACACACGTGTGGGCAGCCTTTTCTTTTTGTGTGGACAACCAAAGCACTTGCAAAGAGTACATTCAAGTGGTACAGTTTTTTTCGGAAGTACAATATGCGTTTTCCACACATGCACTACGTATGTGTGTAATTAAGGAGGCATTACCTAAAATGCCCAGGAAACGCCGGGGAACGCGCAACAAGAAGAAGGTGAACGGGACTCCAGTCGAGAACGGCTTGATGAAGCCTCCCCAGGGAGGCCCGAAGCCGCAAGGTCTCAAGGTCCTCGCCAACGCGGGCACCCATCGCCCCCACCTCGCCTTCTAGGCAACCCCCCAATCATCGGGCCCTCCACCAGAGGAGGGCCCTTTTCAATTACCGAGGGCGCAATTCGGGGACACTTTCATGTACGACAGGAGCTTCTATCTCGCCTTCTTTTTCTTTATAAAAAATCTTGTTACCAAATCGAAGATCAATATACTCAATTCGTCCGAGATCGGCGACTTTTTTAAAATCTTCTGACTCAATAACCGTCTGTATGTTAGTGAGCACCTCATCATAGCGTGCGTTTCGTTGCACTAACAAATGTACCACCCCTCGCTGTGGTGTCATCACAGTGAGATTCATTTCATCCCCGAGAGTACGAATACGCGTTACACGCATAGAAAGTTTTCCAAGAGCTGTGATGAATGAGGCACGTCGTGTAAATTCCTCTGATGGAAATACATACATACCGAGTGGTTGTGGATCCATCTCAAGCTCATGCACGACATACGATGAACCCAAAAAACGAGGGGCTTGAATAAAAACAAACCCTGTCGCATCAACCAAATAACATTCTTCCAATACTTCCTGCGCGTTATCTTGTAGTCGACACGCAACAGCAACACCTTTTCGTTCTTCAATACGAATGCGAAGCGTGTGCATACCTTCTACATCAACAAATACTTTTTTTATACTTGGAAATGTTGTGCGTAATTTTTTTTGTATGTCTGTTCGTGGATACAAAAAGACATTTCGTTTTGAAAAAAGATGTCCATATGAACCCACAAGCTCTGCACGTACCTGCGCAAACACCTCTGCACGTGACACAGTTTCCTCTCCTTCAATCATCACAGTATTAATACGTATAAACGGTGCATACGAAAGTTGCCACACAAAAAGAAAAACTGCTACCGCAAGAGCACTATATACAATAGAAAACACCACGAAACGTTTGCGTCTCTGTTGGCGAACACGCTCTGATGTAAACCTACGGAACATAGACTACGCTTTGGAGATTTTCTCCTTTCCGTTCATGTACGGTCGGAGCACCTCAGGAATAGTGATGGAACCATCAGCATTTTGGTAGTTCTCAACAATCATAATAAGAGGACGTCCAGAAAGTGCTGTGTTATTCAACGAGTGTACGAACTTTAACTTCCCATCATCATCTTTATAGCGAATATTCAGACGGCGTGTCTGGAAATCATGAAAATAAGAAGCAGACCCTGTTTCTCGGTACGTATTCTCTGAAGGCAACCACACCTCGATGTCATATTTCTTAACCTGACCAAGGCCCAGGTCACCACTGCAGTTCACCACCACACGGTAATGAAGGCCGAGCGCTTCTGTAAGCTCTTCCGTATTACGTTGAATCTCTTCGTGATATTTTACTGATTCAGTATGCGATGCTTCACAAAGTATTACTTGCTCATATTTATAAAACTCATGCACTCGAAGAATACCTCGCGTATCTTTTCCATGACTTCCCGCCTCTCGACGAAACGCATCTGAGAACGAAAGAATCTTCATGGGCAAATTTTTCTTTTCCATTATGTCGTTCATGTGGTATCCCATTGTTGCCACCTCAGCAGTACCAGCAAGATATTCACCATCCTGTGTCTTATATAAATCTTCTTCACCTTGTGGTAAATATCCCGTACCCAAAAAAACTTCTTGACGAACAAGTGATGGGACAATCATCGGAATAAAATCGCCTTTCGCACGAAAGAAATCGTCCACAAACCGCCAGAGTGCGAATTGAAGTTCCGCACCTGCACCTTTAAGAAAATATCCTCGAAATCCGGCAACTTTTGCCCCTCGCTCAAGATCAAGCATATCAAGCGAAGTGAGTAGCTCAATGTGATCTTTGGGAACAAAATCAAATTGTGGTTTTTTGCCCCACGCACGAATTTCCTGATTCTCAGCATCAGTGTTTCCTTCTGGAACAGACACATCGGGAACATTAGGAACCTGCAACATGAGGGATCGCCATTGTTCTATAACTGTTTTTATTTCTTCTTCTTTTTTCTGCAGCGTCTCTTTGAGTACCTTCATACCATTAATGAGCTCAGCACGCTCATCCTCTGATGCGTTCGGTATTTTTTCGCTCACCACATTTTGTTGTGCGCGCATATCGTCAATCTCTTTTGTGAGAGAACGTCGGGAATCATCTACGGCGAGAAGTTGCTCAATATCTACATTTACCCGTTTCTTTTTTGCCCCTGCAATAACGACGTCTTTATTTTCCCTAATGAAATTGATATCTAACATATATATAGAAGCTACTTGGTTAGTTGTTCATATCCTATCACAATTTAGGTTTATTTTATGCCCATCTGGTATGGTCACGCCATGCACGAGCCCGCCACAGAATACCTGCCCACAGAAATACGCAAAAGAACATTCCCTGGATTACTCCGAGAAATGGCCGACCCACCACGTACTCTTTTTATACGTGGTTCACTTCCCTCGCCAGAATATAGACTCCTCTGCGTTGTTGGCTCGCGAAAGTACTACTCATACAGTCAAACGGTGTGTCAAAATCTTATATCTTCCCTCGCAGGATATCCAATAGCTATTGTGTCCGGACTTGCACTTGGTATTGATAGTGTCGCACACGAAGAAGCACTCACTGCTGGACTACCCACAATTGCACTGCCGGGTTCTGGAATAGATGATTCTGTACTCTATCCACGAATGCATGTTGGACTCGCGCAGCGTATTTTAAAAGCTGGTGGTGCACTTATTTCAGAACTTCCTCCAAAAGAACGCGCGACGGTGTGGAGTTTTCCGCGACGAAATAGACTCATGGCCGGCATGTGCCACGCCACACTTATTATTGAAGCGCACGAAAAATCAGGAACTCTCATCACCGCACGTCTCGCCATGGAATATAACCGAGACGTGCTCATCGTTCCTGGACCAATTACCTCACCACACCACGCTGGATCAAACGCACTTCTCCGAGAAGGTGCACAAGCCGTAACGTGTGCTGAAGATATCTTACAGGCACTTGGCATCCCACCACATACTGGAGTAAGTAAAAAAACATTTGATGATGTACTTCCTGATGAACACGTGGTACTCCAGTATCTCACCGAACCGCGAACAATCGACGAAATTGCACACACAACACATACACCAATCGCACACATCAACGTCATCATTTCCACTCTCGAAATCAAAGGATATATCACTACACGACTTGGCAAAATCGAACGAACAGTATAAAGTCGTACACATTTACGATGTATGCACATTTGCTTTTATATCGTATCTGTAGTATTTGTTGCACATATATATGAAACTCGTCATTGTTGAATCACCCGCGAAAGCCAAAACAATTGAAAAGTATCTCGGCGCCGGATACACCGTGAAAGCGAGTGTTGGACACGTGCGTGATTTACCAAAGAGCAACAAGAACGCCATCGATATCGAAGGAGGATTTATTCCTCACTATCAAATTGTGCCTGAGAAAAGAGAAATTATTGCCGATCTTAAAGCCGCAGTGGCAAAAGCAGATGAAGTACTTCTTGCAACTGACCCCGACCGTGAAGGAGAAGCCATTGCGTGGCACTTGACGCAAGCACTTGGTTTAGAAAATAAAAAAACAAAAACACCCAACCAAAAAGTAAAAAGAATTGCGTTTCATGAAATTACAAAAGACGCCATTTTAGACGCCGTCGCACACCCTCGAGATATCGACAACCACCTTCGCGAGGCGCAAGAAGCACGACGTGTTTTAGATCGACTCGTGGGATACGACCTCTCAGGACTTATTTGGAAAAAAGTTCGTTACGGACTTTCCGCCGGACGCGTACAATCCCCCGCACTTCGCATCATTATGGAACGCGAGCGCGACATTCGCGCATTCATTCCAGAAGAGTACTGGGTTATTACCGCTGACGTAGAAACAGAAAAAAAAGAAAAACTCACACTCACCTGCGAAGAAGAACCGCGAGATCAAAAAAGAACAGACGCCATTGTAGAAAAAGCTCAAAACGGTACGTGGCACGTTGCGTCCGTAAAAGAAACAGAAACCCAACGTCAACCACGCGCACCATTTACCACCTCAACGATACAACAATCAGCAAGCACACGACTTGGATTCTCCCCTTCGCGTACCATGCGCGCCGCACAAAAACTGTATGAAAAAGGTTTTATTACCTACATGCGAACCGACAGTACACATCTTGCAGCACAAGCACAACAACAACTTCTTGCGGTTATTACAAAAGAATTTGGAAAAGAATACGCTCGTGCAACATCATACGCAAGTAAAAGTAAAAATGCACAAGAAGCCCATGAGGCGATTCGCCCCACAAACGCAGAAGTGCGAACCGCAGGCTCAGATGATGACGAACGACGCTTGTATGATCTTATTTGGGCACGAGCGGTCAGTAGTCAAATGACACCTGCAAAATTGATGCAAACAAAAATAACAGCGACCGTTGGTGACACAGAAGTACCACCATTTTCTGCAACAGGTTCTCGAGTACTCTTCCCTGGGTGGCTTCTTGCAGATCCTGCGTCTCGCGGGGAAGATGTTGAAATGCCAGATGTAGCTGAGAAAGATCCACTCACACTTCGTAAGGTTCTTGCGCTTGCAAAACAAACACAACCACCCTCACGCTACTCAGAAGCTGGTCTCATTAAAGAACTTGAAAAACGTGGCATTGGACGACCGTCGACGTATGCATCTATTATCAAAACACTTGATGACCGTGGATATGTCACTCGCGAAAACAGAACGCTCACTCCCACTGATACCGGTGATGTTGTAAGTTCATTTCTAGAAAAACATTTTGCATCATACATCAGCGATTCGTTCACATCAGAAATGGAGGACGAGCTCGATGATATTGCTCTCGGAAAACGCGAGTACGAAAAAACACTCCGTACGTTCTACACCCCTTTTGCACAAGAGGTCGCTAAAAAAACAAAAGAGGCAGAAAAAATCACCAACATGGGAGATGCTCCAAAAGAATTCGTGTGTCCAAAGTGTGGAAGTACTATGGTTATGAAACTAGCACGCAATGGTACCTTTATGAGCTGCTCACGTTTTCCAGAATGTGATGGTGCACGTGGCGCAGATGGAAAAGAAGTAACCGACCCAGAAGAAATTGGATTTCACCCCGAAACACAGGATCCTATTTTTGTACTCGATGGACCGTATGGACCATACGTACAACTCGGACTCAAGACACCAAAAAATAAAAAACCTCGTCGTTCGAGTATCCCAAAAGAAAAAGATCCTGCCACTGTCACCCTTGCGGATGCACTCACATATCTTAGCTTGCCACGAACTCTGGGAATACACCCTGAAACAAAGAAAGACATCGTTGCAAATATTGGACGCTTTGGTCCGTACATTGGACACGACGGTGATTTTCGTTCTCTCAAAACAGACGATGTTTACACAATTACCCTCGAACGTGCCCTCGATATTCTGAAAGAACCAAAGAAATTTAGAGGCAAACGACGCTTTACAAAGAAAAAATAACCACTGCTTCTTTACGTGCAAAAGAGTATACTGTATACATGTGTAGGTTTTTGAGCATACCTACACGCACTCTATGAAATCACTCACTGCTCAACACATCATTTCAGCATCACACAGTCCATTTACCGATACAGAAAAACGGGCTATTGAAGATGCATTTGTTTTTTCCGAAAAAGCACACACGAACCAAAAACGAGAATCAGGAGAGCCCTATTTTACACACCTTGTCGAAACAGCTCGTCACCTCGCACGAATTGGAGCAGACGCAACAACTATTACTGCCGGACTATTGCACGACAGTGTTGAAGACGTTGAGCATATTACTATTCAGGAAATTAGAGATCGTTTTGGAGATGAAGTTGCTTTTCTTGTTGACGGTGTAACAAAACTTGGAAAACTAAAATACCGCGGATTAAAACGTCACGTTGAAACTCTTCGTAAACTTTTTCTTGCAACCGCACGTGATCCTCGTGTTATCTTAATCAAGCTCGCCGATCGCTTGCACAATCTAGAAACAATCTCTTCACTCCCACGAGAAAAACAACAACGCATTGCAATGGAAACGCTCGAGATTTACGCACCAATTGCCCACCGACTTGGTATTGGAAACCTTAAAGGCGAACTCGAAGACGTTGCATTTAAAACTGCGTATCCAAAAGAATACGAACACACACGTGCACTTCGTGAAGAAAAAAGCAAAGAAAATCTTGGACAACTCAAAAAACTCGCTCATGAACTTCGCACTATTCTCATTCATGCACACATACCAGTACTTGTAATGGATTACCGCGTCAAACACATATACAGTCTTCATAAAAAACTACAAGAAAAAGATATGAACATTGATCGTGTGTACGACATCGAGGCACTTCGCATCATTGTTACCACAATCGAAGAATGCTACCTCGCTCTCGGTCTTATTCACAGTAAGTGGAAACCTCTCCCTGGTCGCATCAAAGACTACATTGCAATGCCAAAACGAAATGGGTATCAAAGTCTACATACAACTGTGTTTACAGGAAATGGCGCCATTGTTGAAATTCAAATTAGAACTAAAGAAATGCACGATATCGCGGAGTACGGTATCGCATCTCATGTTGGATACAAAGAAAAAGCGCCTGGGCAAAAACAAGAGTCGAGCGCATCGTGGGTTGAAAAATTATTTGGAAGAAACAATCCTGAGCAAAGTGGTGTAAGTCCAATGACACAATGGATTCATGAGCTCACCGAAACTCAACATACGGTAGAACACTCTCTTTCATTCATTAAAAATCTTCGTACGGATTTTTTTAATGACCGTATTTTTGTCTTTACCCCAAACGGTGA encodes the following:
- the serS gene encoding serine--tRNA ligase → MLDINFIRENKDVVIAGAKKKRVNVDIEQLLAVDDSRRSLTKEIDDMRAQQNVVSEKIPNASEDERAELINGMKVLKETLQKKEEEIKTVIEQWRSLMLQVPNVPDVSVPEGNTDAENQEIRAWGKKPQFDFVPKDHIELLTSLDMLDLERGAKVAGFRGYFLKGAGAELQFALWRFVDDFFRAKGDFIPMIVPSLVRQEVFLGTGYLPQGEEDLYKTQDGEYLAGTAEVATMGYHMNDIMEKKNLPMKILSFSDAFRREAGSHGKDTRGILRVHEFYKYEQVILCEASHTESVKYHEEIQRNTEELTEALGLHYRVVVNCSGDLGLGQVKKYDIEVWLPSENTYRETGSASYFHDFQTRRLNIRYKDDDGKLKFVHSLNNTALSGRPLIMIVENYQNADGSITIPEVLRPYMNGKEKISKA
- the dprA gene encoding DNA-protecting protein DprA, with product MPIWYGHAMHEPATEYLPTEIRKRTFPGLLREMADPPRTLFIRGSLPSPEYRLLCVVGSRKYYSYSQTVCQNLISSLAGYPIAIVSGLALGIDSVAHEEALTAGLPTIALPGSGIDDSVLYPRMHVGLAQRILKAGGALISELPPKERATVWSFPRRNRLMAGMCHATLIIEAHEKSGTLITARLAMEYNRDVLIVPGPITSPHHAGSNALLREGAQAVTCAEDILQALGIPPHTGVSKKTFDDVLPDEHVVLQYLTEPRTIDEIAHTTHTPIAHINVIISTLEIKGYITTRLGKIERTV
- the topA gene encoding type I DNA topoisomerase yields the protein MKLVIVESPAKAKTIEKYLGAGYTVKASVGHVRDLPKSNKNAIDIEGGFIPHYQIVPEKREIIADLKAAVAKADEVLLATDPDREGEAIAWHLTQALGLENKKTKTPNQKVKRIAFHEITKDAILDAVAHPRDIDNHLREAQEARRVLDRLVGYDLSGLIWKKVRYGLSAGRVQSPALRIIMERERDIRAFIPEEYWVITADVETEKKEKLTLTCEEEPRDQKRTDAIVEKAQNGTWHVASVKETETQRQPRAPFTTSTIQQSASTRLGFSPSRTMRAAQKLYEKGFITYMRTDSTHLAAQAQQQLLAVITKEFGKEYARATSYASKSKNAQEAHEAIRPTNAEVRTAGSDDDERRLYDLIWARAVSSQMTPAKLMQTKITATVGDTEVPPFSATGSRVLFPGWLLADPASRGEDVEMPDVAEKDPLTLRKVLALAKQTQPPSRYSEAGLIKELEKRGIGRPSTYASIIKTLDDRGYVTRENRTLTPTDTGDVVSSFLEKHFASYISDSFTSEMEDELDDIALGKREYEKTLRTFYTPFAQEVAKKTKEAEKITNMGDAPKEFVCPKCGSTMVMKLARNGTFMSCSRFPECDGARGADGKEVTDPEEIGFHPETQDPIFVLDGPYGPYVQLGLKTPKNKKPRRSSIPKEKDPATVTLADALTYLSLPRTLGIHPETKKDIVANIGRFGPYIGHDGDFRSLKTDDVYTITLERALDILKEPKKFRGKRRFTKKK
- a CDS encoding bifunctional (p)ppGpp synthetase/guanosine-3',5'-bis(diphosphate) 3'-pyrophosphohydrolase, which produces MKSLTAQHIISASHSPFTDTEKRAIEDAFVFSEKAHTNQKRESGEPYFTHLVETARHLARIGADATTITAGLLHDSVEDVEHITIQEIRDRFGDEVAFLVDGVTKLGKLKYRGLKRHVETLRKLFLATARDPRVILIKLADRLHNLETISSLPREKQQRIAMETLEIYAPIAHRLGIGNLKGELEDVAFKTAYPKEYEHTRALREEKSKENLGQLKKLAHELRTILIHAHIPVLVMDYRVKHIYSLHKKLQEKDMNIDRVYDIEALRIIVTTIEECYLALGLIHSKWKPLPGRIKDYIAMPKRNGYQSLHTTVFTGNGAIVEIQIRTKEMHDIAEYGIASHVGYKEKAPGQKQESSASWVEKLFGRNNPEQSGVSPMTQWIHELTETQHTVEHSLSFIKNLRTDFFNDRIFVFTPNGEVVDLPVDATPIDFAYSIHTDLGDHASGARVNGKFVALSTKLNHGDVVFVETKDNSKPSHKWLTWAKTGFAKKNIRAALEKKD